One segment of Gilliamella sp. ESL0441 DNA contains the following:
- a CDS encoding SdrD B-like domain-containing protein, producing the protein MNSWQKVKNRKEENLRISGEQIMRTAHNATVKKKMLRGIKQLLASAFISMATISVANAIPISGKVYLDYDNTASKTEMPLTGLKVEVYDSNQKLLSDATTNKDGSYKLDAPLLGTYKVVAKTKEGETIDRSVQLIVDTGASAQNLFIKGKGGDIHLDVKDEKGNGAKNIPIKLINSASTKELTFATNDKGEIDIKNTLKAYKYELIVDIEDFIADSSNKTKYTLWDATLPDNSHKYINTISFNMAGKNQKGAFNVKPRNEWGVDGIVAIDQNNDGIYGADTDTGALGMNVDLYYPGTTTKVLGTKTITTSDDGRYRFKNLAVASYDIKVTNVKAPYIALSKLEQNVKITDANNQTSGPTFLLKIDPNDSSLSGISGQVFVLSNQEMKRGPDSGEANNMSPVSNSLYLETPVDLYQHDGSTWKKIATQKTNKKNGLYQFRGLAIGKDYKVVINESGIDLNSYIFVNDSDGKSTSTSPKSRSSHKGKVTLKNGTQANIAPKEIIVAGLGKGTRSNRNFWYSPVRENLGQLKVESHIRTANLNAAWDQVIDGNSLTRTATTYMKVSFYEEDGITPLLDKQGKPLVATLGKSGSYGVFGALGKVAVPIDHAGLYSYRIDDMNSELEIERSAGEYTLKIQTELSHASAMYFKPKKPNTLSGYVYLNNSHPGALGNYNQNVDTAIKFARVLLYKKQSDNTWSLFTNFGTDKDGYYNFTNLPDGQYRVETTPSFSAGSNFNSQDIELENNDKNTGVKNNQSAFEIKIEGGKVHNKGTNFWYKLKQQDYVVRGKVYLDTSSGNGRLDVSVSGVYDDLPLFDTTVLLCKDNNACVIGGQSVIASKKTGADGLYKFTGADGLTSGKDFIVKALRKGVTVVENSSQDLAASHKIRFDKLGAPIVKNFLMQGKGYIYAMPANDLNGDRKGSSSERGYNTSKVYFWDKNSNDYQYWGQFLTIVLYSLPEGKYRIVHNPGENFIDIADMDPATPPGTLDFEVLADGSLANKLDKNNVFLMQAQVVPSNTTEAISGKLYLDVTGSKNKDGAAELTKDELTKYNKAGSLTVSGIFTPRIYPGYFNGNVDDILNKPDFTDKAVKFTGEFAYTAANSTRGKLYLTNMLLRLTGLDTNQFELVGNSGQTKGDYLPTKVKSNLEYMQVAPPGLLGAQDQYWLVKLKNNTEISGRLYYDYDYDGHFTSGTNDAVISGVTVELYRDGKLYAKTKTDKSGIYTFKNLFNDTYTVKVTEQGLDKQRYELSSVSDTVKGIAITGKTPKVTGGNLDFIYKKNGDAGITGHVMVDINNNGKLEVKVDKTGDMAIPDVNVKLYKFDGKNRTFYREVKTNAKGYYSFSGIDLNTDYIVEIEPTKGFGVIANTEGNTNINLKPIHFEDVGKTVQNQYFLLAGSSNSSPSAGINSSNAINSGISGKTLLNGSNPKPIIKVLIGLRDANNNEIARQYTNDKGEYHFYNLPKGKYSINIVASPDGYSLVKNSKGTTQPIDTLSGLDLTNVGIKDNNFYYKEGSDDGIGGKIYVDYADNNTDLNKLNAFASLLDSKTSYTVELRNGLDGTGKLLMTQKTVDGEYHFSNIGDSADYSVVLKLDANAGYEFKQSSAGKDKNKHLVIPVPNLPKKGSLNNNYLLVGKQKIGGYVWVDKNGSKDKQDDEGLDGIKVTLNYQAPGTTNYVKLKEVNTDKSGYYKFEKLPKSGNYQIKVSTPDGMQLIASTVIKDNKDTYEFPSLDGDKLTNSTAYKYNGTIKGHVSIDVDNSQTKTAVDGNLAGLTLTLKSGKLERKATTDSNGNFAVDNLSFGDWVITADNSQSVTGYQLSYTQTGNKAVAATSKDLSLTVKLSKQNPAVNDVEIGYHGSAVIKGYVVIDADNNGKYSEKDIAFGALSTPITPKLVLTSAKSGFVEQAIKVDAKTGLFEVKDLSQHDYVLKIDDKALESSGYKLVFSPNSTTKTNQVTFSVNGPKDTRFSAGDVAKQQAFGFKTENALKGTIYKDYSGKGTHQPYHVGTLSGVKVVATNSNGLKLEVESGSKGEYEITNIAAGSWTITVEAPKNSGYDFSYVAQKVGGAITSITGNGAVVNIPSASSANKITKVDFGLKGQASIEGQVVIDVNANDGAVINAQDIGIDKLFADYTVGLYVDNNLVKEVKAVSTGSTETELGNYRFENLVSGVDYQVKVSRPVTDYVSSFMLTDSKHKVTVDQTDSEMSETYQFAGATDKATGVSFAWKGTSSIKGKVYLDGDDDGIYNASHDSNVNAALTVKLSNINNPILQTTQTIAAGEMAYEITGLIPGKWQIEVEGVPSTLRASFDPDDAHHDSKGQLMLPKTANMATVEITGNLTDQDFGYIHGGIIEGKLVEDREGKGLSSLSALTGLSGADVYLLDNTQKHLMNKENKPLSFMTNSDGKFMFRNLEINADSKYSIRLLFGEYHDGVVGSDKTNPLYEKVPYFEQYIDSNGKVVKHDLIDLATPPASIVYNGSGGMQTLPVKLNDGSSTFSATSNDIVLGYRVHNADVTVIKTALKDNVVVGDIVPYTIKVINNSSHKSRIKIKDILPSGFKFVKGSSRLNGKKVADPKGSKAVTYDSLDLTANSEVVISYMLVVGSGVTQGEYTNTAMALNALTGKVSSNIAEATVTVTADPLFDNALIFGKVYVDRNGNGVQDEGEEGLGGVKLVTTRGEIITTDTHGRYHIVGVSGGRWERGANFVIKLDPRSLPKAYKVNGRNPKVVRVSPGLPSKVDFGVTEVNQ; encoded by the coding sequence ATGAACAGTTGGCAAAAAGTTAAAAATCGAAAAGAAGAGAATTTACGCATATCAGGAGAACAGATAATGCGAACTGCGCATAATGCAACAGTGAAAAAGAAAATGCTAAGGGGTATAAAGCAACTATTAGCCTCAGCATTTATATCGATGGCGACAATATCCGTAGCCAATGCGATACCAATATCAGGAAAAGTCTATTTAGATTACGATAATACGGCAAGCAAAACAGAAATGCCGTTAACGGGTTTAAAAGTTGAAGTTTATGATAGTAATCAAAAACTATTATCTGATGCGACAACCAATAAAGATGGAAGCTATAAATTAGATGCACCGTTACTGGGGACATATAAAGTTGTGGCAAAAACGAAAGAAGGTGAAACCATCGATCGTTCGGTGCAACTTATCGTTGATACTGGTGCTTCTGCTCAGAACTTATTTATCAAAGGGAAAGGCGGTGATATTCATTTAGATGTTAAGGATGAAAAAGGTAATGGCGCCAAAAATATTCCCATTAAACTTATTAATTCTGCATCAACAAAAGAGTTAACGTTTGCCACCAATGATAAAGGCGAAATTGACATAAAAAATACTTTAAAAGCTTATAAGTATGAGCTAATTGTTGATATCGAAGATTTTATTGCTGACTCAAGTAATAAAACGAAATATACCTTATGGGATGCAACATTACCCGATAATTCGCATAAATACATTAATACAATTAGTTTTAATATGGCGGGTAAAAACCAAAAAGGTGCATTTAATGTCAAACCACGTAATGAATGGGGTGTCGATGGAATCGTAGCTATAGATCAAAACAACGACGGTATCTATGGTGCTGATACGGATACTGGCGCATTAGGTATGAATGTCGATCTTTACTATCCTGGCACGACAACCAAAGTCTTGGGTACAAAAACGATTACTACAAGCGATGATGGTCGATATCGTTTTAAAAACTTAGCGGTGGCGAGTTATGACATTAAAGTAACTAATGTGAAAGCGCCTTATATCGCGCTTAGCAAACTTGAACAAAACGTCAAAATAACAGACGCAAATAACCAAACAAGCGGTCCGACATTTTTATTAAAAATTGATCCAAATGATTCAAGTTTATCTGGTATATCGGGTCAGGTATTTGTCTTATCAAATCAGGAAATGAAGAGGGGGCCTGATTCTGGTGAAGCAAATAATATGTCACCTGTGTCAAATAGTCTTTATTTAGAAACACCAGTCGATCTTTATCAACACGATGGTAGTACATGGAAAAAGATTGCTACACAAAAAACAAATAAAAAAAATGGTTTATATCAATTCCGTGGTTTGGCGATCGGCAAAGATTATAAAGTGGTCATTAACGAATCTGGTATAGATTTAAATTCCTATATTTTTGTGAATGATTCTGATGGTAAATCAACCAGTACTTCACCAAAATCAAGAAGTAGCCATAAAGGGAAAGTAACACTTAAGAATGGTACTCAGGCTAATATCGCCCCTAAAGAAATTATTGTTGCTGGTTTAGGTAAAGGAACCCGATCGAATCGAAACTTTTGGTATTCTCCCGTTCGAGAGAACTTAGGACAGTTAAAAGTAGAAAGCCATATTCGCACAGCTAATTTAAATGCAGCTTGGGATCAAGTGATTGATGGTAACAGCTTAACAAGAACTGCGACAACTTACATGAAAGTCTCTTTTTATGAAGAAGATGGCATAACCCCGCTTCTTGATAAACAAGGAAAACCATTAGTTGCAACGCTCGGCAAATCTGGTTCTTATGGCGTGTTCGGTGCGCTCGGTAAGGTAGCTGTTCCGATTGATCATGCAGGGTTATATTCTTATAGAATTGATGACATGAATAGCGAACTTGAAATTGAACGTTCGGCTGGTGAATATACTTTAAAGATACAAACGGAACTTTCACACGCGAGTGCTATGTATTTCAAACCTAAAAAGCCGAACACCTTATCTGGTTATGTTTATCTGAATAATAGTCATCCTGGTGCTTTGGGTAATTATAATCAAAATGTAGATACAGCAATTAAATTTGCCCGTGTATTGTTATACAAAAAGCAGTCAGATAATACATGGAGCTTATTCACAAATTTTGGTACGGATAAGGACGGTTATTATAATTTTACAAATCTACCGGATGGTCAATATCGTGTTGAAACTACACCAAGTTTTTCTGCTGGTAGCAATTTTAATTCACAAGATATTGAACTTGAAAATAATGATAAAAATACTGGCGTTAAAAATAACCAGTCAGCTTTTGAAATAAAAATTGAAGGTGGAAAAGTTCATAATAAGGGAACTAACTTTTGGTATAAGCTGAAACAACAAGATTATGTTGTTCGTGGTAAAGTTTACCTAGATACATCTTCTGGCAATGGTAGACTAGACGTTAGTGTATCAGGGGTTTATGATGATTTACCACTTTTTGATACGACAGTCTTACTTTGTAAAGATAACAATGCTTGTGTAATAGGTGGACAAAGTGTTATTGCATCTAAAAAAACCGGTGCTGATGGGCTTTATAAATTTACCGGCGCTGATGGGCTAACAAGTGGAAAAGATTTTATCGTTAAAGCATTACGTAAAGGTGTAACTGTAGTAGAAAATAGCAGTCAAGATCTTGCAGCTAGCCATAAAATTCGATTTGACAAACTTGGTGCACCAATAGTTAAAAACTTCCTTATGCAAGGAAAAGGTTATATTTATGCTATGCCTGCCAATGATCTGAATGGCGATAGGAAGGGTTCTAGTTCAGAGAGGGGATATAATACATCAAAAGTCTATTTTTGGGATAAAAACAGTAATGATTATCAATATTGGGGTCAGTTCTTGACGATTGTGTTGTACTCATTACCGGAAGGCAAATACCGTATAGTTCACAATCCGGGCGAAAATTTTATCGACATTGCGGATATGGATCCAGCAACACCACCTGGAACGTTAGATTTTGAAGTATTAGCCGATGGTTCACTTGCCAATAAATTAGATAAAAATAATGTATTTCTAATGCAAGCTCAAGTTGTACCATCAAATACGACTGAGGCAATTTCGGGCAAGCTTTATCTGGATGTAACAGGTTCTAAAAACAAAGACGGTGCAGCTGAGCTCACTAAAGATGAGCTTACTAAGTATAATAAAGCTGGCTCGTTAACCGTGAGTGGCATTTTTACACCTCGCATCTACCCAGGATATTTTAACGGTAATGTTGACGATATTTTAAATAAACCTGACTTTACTGATAAAGCGGTAAAATTCACGGGTGAATTTGCTTATACTGCTGCGAATTCAACGCGAGGAAAATTGTATCTAACCAATATGTTATTACGTTTAACGGGGCTGGATACCAATCAATTTGAATTAGTGGGTAACAGTGGTCAAACAAAAGGCGATTATCTGCCTACAAAAGTAAAATCAAATCTGGAATATATGCAAGTTGCACCTCCAGGTTTACTGGGAGCACAAGATCAGTACTGGTTAGTAAAACTGAAAAATAATACTGAGATCAGTGGTCGACTTTATTATGATTATGACTATGATGGTCATTTTACTTCGGGTACGAATGATGCTGTGATTTCGGGGGTAACCGTTGAGTTATATCGTGATGGTAAACTCTATGCAAAAACTAAAACCGATAAATCCGGTATATATACGTTCAAAAATTTATTTAATGATACTTATACCGTTAAAGTTACTGAACAGGGTTTAGATAAACAACGTTATGAATTAAGTAGTGTTTCAGATACGGTAAAAGGTATTGCCATTACTGGAAAAACACCTAAAGTAACAGGTGGTAATTTAGATTTTATTTACAAGAAGAACGGCGATGCAGGGATCACCGGTCATGTAATGGTTGATATTAACAATAATGGTAAACTGGAAGTTAAAGTTGATAAAACCGGGGACATGGCGATACCGGATGTAAACGTCAAATTATATAAATTTGATGGTAAGAATCGTACGTTTTATCGTGAAGTAAAAACGAATGCGAAAGGTTACTATAGCTTTAGTGGTATTGATTTAAATACTGATTATATTGTTGAAATTGAGCCAACAAAAGGTTTTGGTGTTATCGCTAATACAGAGGGTAATACAAATATCAATTTAAAACCGATTCACTTTGAAGATGTTGGAAAAACTGTACAAAACCAATACTTCCTATTAGCAGGAAGTTCAAATAGTTCACCGTCAGCTGGTATAAACAGTAGTAATGCAATTAACAGCGGAATTTCTGGAAAAACCTTATTAAATGGTAGTAATCCAAAACCAATTATTAAAGTGTTAATTGGTTTACGTGATGCAAACAATAACGAGATTGCACGTCAGTATACCAATGATAAAGGTGAATACCACTTCTATAATCTACCAAAAGGGAAGTATAGCATTAATATTGTCGCTTCTCCGGATGGTTATTCATTAGTTAAAAACAGTAAAGGTACTACTCAACCAATTGATACTTTATCTGGTCTAGATTTGACTAATGTTGGTATAAAAGACAATAATTTTTATTATAAAGAAGGGAGTGATGACGGTATTGGTGGTAAAATCTATGTTGATTATGCCGATAATAATACCGATTTAAATAAGTTAAATGCGTTTGCCTCTTTACTTGATAGTAAAACCTCGTACACCGTTGAGTTACGTAACGGTTTAGACGGTACCGGTAAGCTATTAATGACCCAAAAAACTGTGGATGGTGAGTATCATTTCTCTAATATTGGTGATAGTGCTGACTATTCCGTGGTACTGAAATTAGACGCTAATGCCGGCTATGAGTTTAAACAAAGTTCAGCTGGTAAAGATAAGAATAAACATCTCGTTATTCCGGTTCCGAATTTACCAAAAAAAGGTTCATTGAATAACAATTATCTGCTAGTAGGAAAACAAAAAATCGGTGGTTATGTCTGGGTTGATAAAAATGGCAGCAAAGACAAACAGGATGACGAAGGGCTTGATGGCATCAAAGTGACCCTTAACTATCAGGCACCGGGTACAACGAATTATGTCAAACTTAAAGAGGTTAACACCGACAAATCAGGTTACTATAAGTTTGAAAAATTACCGAAAAGCGGTAACTATCAAATTAAAGTTAGCACACCGGATGGAATGCAATTAATTGCGAGCACTGTCATAAAAGACAATAAAGATACCTATGAGTTTCCTTCGTTAGACGGAGATAAGTTAACTAATAGTACAGCGTATAAATACAATGGTACGATAAAAGGTCATGTGAGTATTGATGTCGATAACAGCCAAACGAAAACGGCTGTAGACGGAAACTTAGCAGGACTGACATTAACGCTGAAAAGTGGCAAACTTGAACGAAAAGCCACGACTGATAGTAATGGTAATTTTGCAGTAGATAACTTATCGTTTGGTGATTGGGTTATCACGGCAGACAATTCGCAAAGTGTGACCGGCTACCAATTGAGTTATACCCAAACGGGTAATAAAGCAGTGGCAGCAACGTCAAAAGACTTATCATTAACGGTTAAGCTTTCAAAGCAAAATCCAGCGGTGAATGACGTTGAAATAGGTTATCACGGCAGTGCAGTTATCAAAGGTTATGTGGTGATCGATGCCGATAACAATGGTAAATACAGTGAAAAAGATATCGCCTTTGGTGCCTTAAGTACGCCAATTACGCCGAAACTGGTGTTAACATCGGCGAAATCCGGATTTGTAGAGCAAGCAATTAAGGTTGATGCAAAAACCGGTTTATTTGAGGTAAAAGACTTAAGCCAACATGATTATGTGCTGAAAATTGATGATAAAGCGCTCGAAAGTTCCGGTTATAAGCTGGTGTTCAGCCCGAATTCAACGACCAAGACTAATCAGGTAACGTTCAGTGTTAATGGTCCGAAAGATACCCGTTTCTCGGCCGGTGATGTTGCGAAGCAACAAGCATTTGGCTTTAAAACTGAAAATGCCTTAAAAGGGACAATCTATAAAGATTACTCTGGAAAAGGAACCCATCAGCCTTATCACGTGGGCACGTTATCAGGGGTGAAAGTTGTAGCGACAAACAGCAATGGCTTAAAGTTAGAGGTAGAAAGTGGCAGTAAGGGTGAATATGAGATAACCAATATAGCAGCAGGTAGCTGGACGATAACTGTAGAAGCACCGAAAAATTCAGGTTATGACTTCAGTTATGTGGCACAGAAAGTGGGTGGTGCCATTACGTCAATTACCGGAAATGGTGCCGTTGTCAATATCCCGTCAGCATCTTCGGCAAACAAAATCACAAAAGTTGATTTTGGTCTGAAAGGACAGGCGAGCATTGAAGGTCAGGTAGTAATAGACGTGAATGCGAATGATGGCGCGGTGATCAATGCACAGGATATCGGAATTGATAAGCTATTTGCTGACTACACGGTAGGATTATATGTAGATAATAATCTGGTGAAAGAGGTTAAAGCGGTCAGTACCGGAAGTACAGAAACGGAGTTAGGTAACTACCGATTTGAGAACTTAGTATCGGGTGTTGATTATCAGGTGAAAGTGAGTCGTCCGGTAACGGATTATGTTAGCAGCTTTATGTTAACCGACAGCAAACACAAAGTAACGGTTGATCAGACTGACAGTGAAATGAGTGAAACTTATCAATTTGCCGGTGCAACGGACAAAGCAACCGGTGTAAGTTTTGCGTGGAAAGGTACCTCCAGTATCAAAGGTAAAGTTTACTTAGACGGTGATGATGACGGGATTTATAACGCATCGCATGACAGCAATGTTAATGCCGCATTAACGGTGAAATTGAGTAATATCAACAATCCGATATTGCAGACAACACAAACCATTGCAGCCGGAGAGATGGCTTATGAAATAACCGGTCTTATCCCAGGTAAATGGCAAATTGAAGTGGAAGGCGTACCGAGCACGTTACGGGCAAGCTTTGACCCGGATGATGCGCACCATGATAGCAAAGGTCAATTAATGTTACCGAAAACGGCAAATATGGCGACAGTAGAAATTACCGGTAACTTAACCGATCAGGACTTTGGTTATATCCATGGCGGTATTATTGAAGGAAAACTGGTAGAAGACCGTGAAGGTAAAGGTCTGTCCAGTCTGTCAGCGTTAACCGGATTGTCGGGTGCAGATGTCTATTTGTTAGACAATACTCAGAAACACCTGATGAACAAAGAGAATAAACCACTATCCTTTATGACAAACAGCGATGGTAAGTTTATGTTCCGTAATCTGGAGATAAATGCCGATTCGAAATACAGTATCCGTTTACTGTTTGGTGAATATCACGATGGTGTGGTTGGCTCAGATAAAACCAATCCGTTATACGAAAAAGTGCCATATTTTGAACAATACATCGATAGTAATGGTAAAGTGGTTAAACATGACTTAATTGATCTTGCCACACCACCAGCTTCGATTGTTTATAATGGCTCAGGTGGTATGCAAACATTGCCGGTTAAGCTAAATGATGGAAGCAGCACCTTTAGTGCAACAAGTAACGATATCGTATTGGGTTACCGAGTACATAATGCGGATGTAACCGTAATAAAAACGGCACTGAAGGATAATGTCGTGGTGGGTGATATTGTCCCTTATACCATCAAGGTGATTAATAATTCGTCACACAAATCACGCATTAAAATAAAGGATATTTTACCGTCAGGGTTTAAGTTCGTGAAAGGTTCATCGCGTTTAAATGGCAAAAAAGTAGCGGATCCGAAAGGTAGTAAAGCGGTGACGTATGATTCACTGGATTTAACGGCGAACAGTGAAGTGGTGATCAGCTATATGTTAGTTGTGGGCTCGGGTGTTACCCAAGGCGAGTATACCAATACAGCGATGGCACTGAATGCCTTAACAGGAAAAGTGTCGTCGAATATAGCGGAAGCGACGGTAACGGTGACAGCGGATCCACTGTTTGACAATGCATTAATTTTCGGAAAAGTGTATGTAGACCGAAATGGTAATGGTGTACAGGATGAAGGTGAAGAAGGTCTGGGGGGCGTGAAGTTAGTGACCACCCGTGGCGAAATCATCACAACCGATACGCATGGTCGTTACCATATAGTCGGTGTATCGGGAGGTCGTTGGGAGCGAGGAGCAAACTTCGTTATCAAGCTAGACCCACGAAGCTTACCGAAAGCATATAAAGTAAACGGACGTAATCCAAAAGTGGTGAGAGTATCGCCAGGGTTACCAAGTAAAGTTGATTTTGGTGTTACGGAGGTAAATCAGTAA